Proteins from one Vanessa atalanta chromosome 15, ilVanAtal1.2, whole genome shotgun sequence genomic window:
- the LOC125069536 gene encoding secreted RxLR effector protein 161-like, with product MEVLQKYGMSDCKTVKTPMDVNTKFYEKENSDDIKILTDIPYQEIIGCLLYVSQVTRPDISFVINMLSKYNNKPEMQHWLALKRVMRYLKGTQDYRLTYKQTPAEKMTHGYCDADWASSGDDRRSCTGDTFLF from the coding sequence atggaagtattacaaaaatatggtATGTCGGATTGTAAGACTGTCAAGACTCCAATGGATgtaaatacaaagttttatgAGAAAGAAAATTCTgatgacattaaaatattaactgataTTCCTTATCAAGAGATAATTGGATGTTTATTGTACGTTTCACAAGTAACAAGACCAGACATTAgctttgttattaatatgttaagcaaatataataacaagCCTGAAATGCAACATTGGCTTGCTTTGAAACGTGTCATGCGCTACTTGAAGGGGACTCAAGATTATAGACTGACTTATAAGCAAACACCAGCAGAAAAAATGACTCATGGATATTGTGACGCAGACTGGGCGAGCTCAGGGGATGATCGACGTTCCTGCACTGGCGACACATTCCTGTTTTAG
- the LOC125069457 gene encoding gamma-glutamyl hydrolase A-like isoform X2, which yields MKGVIIILAAYFLYYCKCATRTFYVESNVLNDRPIIGVLSQEQSFYLHSKYPKENYTSYIASSYVKDIESAGARVVPILIGKDRGYYEELMKKINGVFLPGGATFFNQSNGFADAGQHIYEIAKELNHNGDYFPIFGTCLGFELLIILASGRGEIENRIRCYSHSNLPLNFTQDYRSSKMFKETPIDIINILKTKDVTVNAHQFCIVDENLKSHNLTNDWRVTAHSNDDYKVEFIASIEHRRYPFYGVQFHPEKSAFEWKLSKKYPHSYEAVKANRYFMDFFVQECRKSQHSFASAAEENRYLIYNYEPRFTGVLGSAYHQCYFFEPKGTVSYKN from the exons ATGAAAGGGGTAATAATCATTCTCGCAGCgtatttcttgtattattgCAAATGTGCCACCCGCACCTTTTATGTGGAAAGCAATGTGCTCAACGATCGACCGATTATTGGTGTATTGTCCCAAGAACAATCGTTTTATTTACACTCGAAATATCCTAAGGAAAATTATACGAGCTACATAGCATCTTCTTATGTTAAGGATATTGAATCAGCGGGTGCTAGAGTTGTGCCAATCTT GATTGGCAAAGATCGTGGCTACTATGAAGAACTTATGAAGAAGATTAATGG GGTATTCTTGCCAGGTGGAGCAACATTCTTCAATCAATCAAACGGCTTTGCTGACGCTGGTCAGCATATTTACGAAATCGCAAAGGAATTGAACCACAATGGAGATTATTTTCCGATATTCGGAACATGTTTGGGCTTCGAGTTGCTTATTATTTTAGCTTCAGGACGAGGTGAAATCGAAAATAGAATAAGATGTTATTCCCATAGTAATCTTCCACTTAATTTTACGCagg ACTACCGTAGTAGCAAAATGTTCAAGGAAACTccaattgatataattaatatattgaaaaccaAAGATGTCACCGTGAATGCTCATCAGTTTTGCATAGTCGACGAA AACTTAAAATCTCACAACCTTACCAATGATTGGCGGGTGACTGCTCACAGCAATGACGACTACAAAGTCGAATTCATCGCGAGCATCGAACACAGGAg atATCCATTTTACGGGGTGCAGTTCCACCCAGAGAAGAGTGCGTTTGAATGGAAACTCTCGAAGAAATATCCGCATTCGTACGAGGCTGTGAAAGCCAACCGTTACTTTATGGACTTCTTCGTCCAGGAATGTAGAAAAAGTCAACATTCTTTCGCCAGCGCCGCCGAAGAAAATCGTTACTTAATTTACAATTACGAACCACGTTTTACGGGTGTCCTCGGAAGTGCGTACCATCAATGCTATTTCTTCGAACCCAAAGGAacagtttcatataaaaattaa
- the LOC125069457 gene encoding gamma-glutamyl hydrolase A-like isoform X1: MSCYDCCFSLNIWYQLITMKGVIIILAAYFLYYCKCATRTFYVESNVLNDRPIIGVLSQEQSFYLHSKYPKENYTSYIASSYVKDIESAGARVVPILIGKDRGYYEELMKKINGVFLPGGATFFNQSNGFADAGQHIYEIAKELNHNGDYFPIFGTCLGFELLIILASGRGEIENRIRCYSHSNLPLNFTQDYRSSKMFKETPIDIINILKTKDVTVNAHQFCIVDENLKSHNLTNDWRVTAHSNDDYKVEFIASIEHRRYPFYGVQFHPEKSAFEWKLSKKYPHSYEAVKANRYFMDFFVQECRKSQHSFASAAEENRYLIYNYEPRFTGVLGSAYHQCYFFEPKGTVSYKN; the protein is encoded by the exons ATGAGTTGTTATG ATTGCTgtttttcattgaatatttgGTATCAATTGATAACCATGAAAGGGGTAATAATCATTCTCGCAGCgtatttcttgtattattgCAAATGTGCCACCCGCACCTTTTATGTGGAAAGCAATGTGCTCAACGATCGACCGATTATTGGTGTATTGTCCCAAGAACAATCGTTTTATTTACACTCGAAATATCCTAAGGAAAATTATACGAGCTACATAGCATCTTCTTATGTTAAGGATATTGAATCAGCGGGTGCTAGAGTTGTGCCAATCTT GATTGGCAAAGATCGTGGCTACTATGAAGAACTTATGAAGAAGATTAATGG GGTATTCTTGCCAGGTGGAGCAACATTCTTCAATCAATCAAACGGCTTTGCTGACGCTGGTCAGCATATTTACGAAATCGCAAAGGAATTGAACCACAATGGAGATTATTTTCCGATATTCGGAACATGTTTGGGCTTCGAGTTGCTTATTATTTTAGCTTCAGGACGAGGTGAAATCGAAAATAGAATAAGATGTTATTCCCATAGTAATCTTCCACTTAATTTTACGCagg ACTACCGTAGTAGCAAAATGTTCAAGGAAACTccaattgatataattaatatattgaaaaccaAAGATGTCACCGTGAATGCTCATCAGTTTTGCATAGTCGACGAA AACTTAAAATCTCACAACCTTACCAATGATTGGCGGGTGACTGCTCACAGCAATGACGACTACAAAGTCGAATTCATCGCGAGCATCGAACACAGGAg atATCCATTTTACGGGGTGCAGTTCCACCCAGAGAAGAGTGCGTTTGAATGGAAACTCTCGAAGAAATATCCGCATTCGTACGAGGCTGTGAAAGCCAACCGTTACTTTATGGACTTCTTCGTCCAGGAATGTAGAAAAAGTCAACATTCTTTCGCCAGCGCCGCCGAAGAAAATCGTTACTTAATTTACAATTACGAACCACGTTTTACGGGTGTCCTCGGAAGTGCGTACCATCAATGCTATTTCTTCGAACCCAAAGGAacagtttcatataaaaattaa
- the LOC125069450 gene encoding COP9 signalosome complex subunit 1, producing MFEMNTAEPMQVDVPLEDNENNETECYVVENPTLDLETYAASYTGFAKLYRLMFVADHCPSLRLEALKMAIAYVMTTYNVSLYQTLHKKLAEAIATAGLPDVAVQMGSQDIPVLDSMWVESKTKKAAIKLEKLDTDLKNYKTNSIKESIRRGHDDLGDHYLDCGDLTSALKCYSRARDYCTSGKHIIMMCLNVVKVSVYLQNWAHVLNYVSKAEGTPDFNEVPGKDSNQAILTRLKCAAGLAELATKKYKSAAKHFLAASIDHCDYPELLSSNNVAVYGGLCALATFDRSELQKQVIVSSSFKLFLELEPQLRDIIFKFYESKYASCLRLLDEIRDNLLLDMYLAPHLNSLYMQIRNRALIQYFSPYLSADMRLMAAAFNRTVNALEDELMQLILDGQIQARIDSHNKILYAKDVDQRSTTFERSLAMGKEYQRRTSMLILRAAMLKNQIHVKNVGRETGPQCGEAPGSSTSHTPRTFETVPL from the exons atgttcGAAATG AATACGGCGGAACCGATGCAAGTAGATGTTCCCCTTGAAGATAATGAAAACAATGAGACAGAATGTTATGTGGTTGAAAATCCTACTCTAGATTTGGAGACATATGCTGCGTCATACACAGGTTTTGCTAAGTTGTACAGATTGATGTTTGTAGCAGACCACTGTCCATCTCTAAGATTAGAAGCCCTTAAAATGGCTATAGCATATGTCATGACCACCTATAATGTAAGTCTTTATCAAACACTCCACAAGAAACTTGCTGAAGCTATAGCAACTGCAGGCTTACCGGATGTAGCTGTTCAGATGGGTTCACAGGATATCCCTGTTCTTGACTCAATGTGGGTGGaatcaaaaactaaaaaagCTGCTATAAAGTTGGAAAAATTAGATACAGatcttaaaaattacaaaactaacTCTATAAAAGAAAGCATAAGAAGAGGTCATGATGACTTAGGTGATCACTACCTTGACTGTGGTGACCTAACTAGTGCTCTAAAGTGTTATTCTAGAGCTAGAGATTACTGCACAAGTGGcaaacatataataatgatgTGCCTCAATGTAGTAAAGGTTTCAGTGTATTTGCAGAACTGGGcacatgttttaaattatgtttctaAAGCAGAAGGAACACCAGATTTTAATGAAGTTCCTGGAAAAGATTCCAATCAAGCTATACTTACTCGCTTAAAGTGTGCTGCAGGCTTAGCTGAGTTAGCAACTAAGAAATACAAGTCTGCTGCAAAACATTTTCTAGCTGCCAGTATCGATCACTGTGATTATCCAGAACTTCTTAGTAGCAATAATGTAGCAGTTTATGGAGGACTTTGCGCATTGGCTACTTTTGATCGATCTGAGCTTCAAAAACAAGTGATAGTTAGcagttcttttaaattatttttagaactagaaccTCAGTTACgagacataatttttaaattttatgaatctaAATATGCATCCTGCTTAAGGTTACTTGATGAGATACGTGACAATCTTCTTCTAGATATGTATTTAGCACCACACTTAAATTCTTTATACATGCAGATACGCAACAGAGCCTTAATTCAGTACTTTAGTCCCTATTTGTCAGCTGACATGCGACTAATGGCTGCTGCTTTTAATCGTACAGTAAATGCTCTAGAAGATGAATTAATGCAATTAATACTTGATGGACAAATTCAAGCACGCATTGATTCACATAACAAAATACTCTATGCTAAAGATGTGGACCAGAGGAGCACTACTTTTGAAAGAAGTCTTGCAATGGGGAAAGAATATCAGCGACGGACATCCATGTTAATTCTACGTGCTGCCATGCTCAAAAATCAAATACATGTTAag AATGTTGGCCGAGAAACTGGTCCACAATGTGGTGAGGCTCCTGGCTCCAGTACCAGTCACACACCGCGCACCTTTGAAACCGTGCCCTTGTGA